CGCCGGCGCGCTTGCCCCAGACCTGCAGCTGCTCGACGGCCGCCGCGCGGAAGGTGTCGCCTGCGGCGATCACCACCGACTTGCCGGCGGCGCGGAACTGCGAGGCGAGCTTGCCGATGGTCGTGGTCTTGCCCGAGCCGTTCACGCCCACCACCAGCACCACCTGCGGCCGCGACGGATAGATCGGCATCGGCCGGGCCACGGGTTCGAGGATGCGCGCGATCTCGGTCGCCAACGCCTGCTTGATCTCGCGCGAGGATACCCGGCGGCCAAAGCGGCCCTCGGCGATGTTCGCGGTGACGCGCAGCGCGGTCTCGACGCCCATGTCGGCCTGGATCAGCACCTCCTCGAGGCTTTCGAGCATGGCGTCGTCGAGGACGCGGCGCGGCTCCTCGGTCTGGCCGAACATGCGGCCGAAGAAGCCGGGGCGGGCAGGTTCCGGCTCGGGCTCAGCCTCAGGGCGAGGGCGCGCGGCATCGGCACGGGGCGCCGGCGCGGGCTCGACCCGCGGCAGCGGCGCGGGTTCCGCGGGCGGGGCCATGGGGGCAGCCTTCGCTGCGGGTTCGACACGGGGCGGGGGAGGCGCCTCGACCCTTGCGGGCTCGGGCGTCGGCGCCGGTTCCTGCCGGGCAGCGGGGGCGACCGGCGGGGCCGGCGTTTCGGGGGCTGCCGGCGGCGCGGGCACCGGACGTTCTGCTTCGGGCTGCCGGGGCGCCAGCGGCTGACCAAGGATCAGCGGCTCGGGCCGGGGAGCCGCCGGTTCGGGCGCGGGGGCGGTCTCGGGCGCTTCGCCCTCGCTGACAAGTGCGTCCAGCTCGTCCGACAGACGGTCGGAGGAGCGGAACATCTTTTCCCGCATCTTCTTGAAGAACGACATGGGCTCGCGCCTCCCGTATCCCTTCGGCCCCTGACACCTAGTCGCTTCGGCGGCGCGAGGGAAGGGGCAAGGCGGACGCAGCCGGATGCGCGGGAAGCCGTTGCGGACCCGCCTTGCCCTCGGGCAGGATCGTGGCCTGCGGAGGCCGGCCCTGCGGTGATGGGCGGCGGTCCGCACGCAGGTCGGCCGCGCCTTCTCGACCAAAGCAGCAGTCAACCGGGCCGAGCGCGCCCCGCACCCGGTCAGCCAAGCTGGCGCAGCCGTGACTGGCCAAGCCGGCGATGCTCTGTCAGTCTGGTCCGATCCGACACCAGCCGGAGTGGACGATGCGCAGGTTCTGGCCAGTTGCCTTCATGCTCGCGCTGCCCGCCCATGCGGGAGAGCCGATGAGCGCCGCGGAATTCGACGCCTATTCGGTGGGCAAGACGCTCTCCTATGCCGTGGGCGGCGAGATCTACGGCGCCGAGCAGTACCTTCCCCACCGCCGCGTGATCTGGGCCTTCCGCGGGCAGGAATGTGCCGAGGGGTCCTGGTACGAGGCCGGCGGGCAGATCTGCTTCGTCTACGAACACGACAGCACGCCGCAGTGCTGGACCTTCTTTCGCGAGGAGGACGGGCTTCGGGCGCAGTTCCAGGGCGATCCCGACGCCACCGAACTGTCCGAGGTCGCGCAGAGCCGGAACCCGCTGGTCTGCGCGGGGCCCGACGTCGGCGTCTGACGCCTCAGAGCAGGCTGCCCTGCGCCGGCGGCGTGTCGGCCTTCCTGCGGCCCTTCCGGGGCGAGAGCGTCAGGCGGCCGTCCTGGAACTGGATCTCCAGCGCGGCGGCGCGTTCGGCCTCGGCGCGGGTGGTCACCACCTGTCCGTCGCCGCGCACCACGGCATAGCCGCGGGCCAGCGTGCGCTCGTAGCCCAGCGTGACGTGCAGCCGATCGAGCGCCTGCAGCCGGTCGGCAAGGCGGCGCAGTCGCAGGCCGGGCGCCTCGTCCAGCCGCTGGCCGAGCGAGCCGAGCAGGCTGCGGTCGCGCTCTGCCGCGCGCCCGGCATCGGCCAGCGCCCGGGCGAAGGCGGGGGCCAGCCGGGCCGCCGCAGCTGCGAGCCGGTCCGACCGGCGCTCGCCCCGCCGCGCGAAGCAGCTTTCAAGGCTGTGCGCGCGATCCGCCAGCCGGTCCTTCTGGCGCGCCACCAGATCGGCCAGCAGCCGCGGGCGCAGATGGGCGCCCAGCGGATCGAGCCGCGCGCGTCGGGCGGCGATGCTCTGGCCGAGCGCGCCCCCGAGCCGAGCGGCCCAGAGGTCGAAGCGCTGGCTGGCGCCGGCCGTCAGACTGTCGAGCCGCGGCAGCGCCCGCGAGAGGTCGCGCAGCCGCTGGTCGCGCCGGCCGATCGCATGGGCGGCGCAGCGCGACAGCCGCGCGCCCTGTCCGTCGACCGTCGCCAGCAGGTCGAGCCGCACCGGCACCGCCATCTCGGCCGCAGCCGTCGGGGTCGGCGCACGCCGGTCGGCTGCATGGTCGATCAGCGTCGTGTCGGTCTCGTGCCCCACGGCCGAGATCAGCGGAATGGCGCTTTCGGCGGCGGCGCGGACGACGATCTCCTCGTTGAAGCCCCACAGGTCCTCGAGACTGCCGCCGCCGCGCGCCACGATCAGCAGGTCGGGGCGGGGGATCGGCCCCTCTTCCGGCAGGGCGTTGAAGCCGCGGATGGCGGCCGCCACTTCGGGGGCGCATTTCT
This portion of the Rhodobacter sp. CZR27 genome encodes:
- the ftsY gene encoding signal recognition particle-docking protein FtsY, whose protein sequence is MSFFKKMREKMFRSSDRLSDELDALVSEGEAPETAPAPEPAAPRPEPLILGQPLAPRQPEAERPVPAPPAAPETPAPPVAPAARQEPAPTPEPARVEAPPPPRVEPAAKAAPMAPPAEPAPLPRVEPAPAPRADAARPRPEAEPEPEPARPGFFGRMFGQTEEPRRVLDDAMLESLEEVLIQADMGVETALRVTANIAEGRFGRRVSSREIKQALATEIARILEPVARPMPIYPSRPQVVLVVGVNGSGKTTTIGKLASQFRAAGKSVVIAAGDTFRAAAVEQLQVWGKRAGVPVLTAPEGSDPASLAFDAMTKAQADRADLLMIDTAGRLQNRADLMEELSKIVRVIRKKDPDAPHNTLLVLDATTGQNALNQVEIFRKLADVSGLVMTKLDGTAKGGVLVALADRFGLPIHAIGVGEQIDDLAPFDPDDFARALMGLDD
- the xseA gene encoding exodeoxyribonuclease VII large subunit, giving the protein MSDLFEDPAPARNTPEYTVSELSGAVKRVIEGEFGLVRVRGEIGRVSRPASGHLYFDLKDDRAVIAAICWKGQAGRLSVRPEEGMEVVATGRMTTFPGQSKYQIIVEDMAPAGAGALMAMLEKRRAALAAEGLFDAARKRPLPFLPRVIGVVTSPSGAVIRDILHRLRDRFPSHVLIWPVAVQGEKCAPEVAAAIRGFNALPEEGPIPRPDLLIVARGGGSLEDLWGFNEEIVVRAAAESAIPLISAVGHETDTTLIDHAADRRAPTPTAAAEMAVPVRLDLLATVDGQGARLSRCAAHAIGRRDQRLRDLSRALPRLDSLTAGASQRFDLWAARLGGALGQSIAARRARLDPLGAHLRPRLLADLVARQKDRLADRAHSLESCFARRGERRSDRLAAAAARLAPAFARALADAGRAAERDRSLLGSLGQRLDEAPGLRLRRLADRLQALDRLHVTLGYERTLARGYAVVRGDGQVVTTRAEAERAAALEIQFQDGRLTLSPRKGRRKADTPPAQGSLL